The following proteins come from a genomic window of Musa acuminata AAA Group cultivar baxijiao chromosome BXJ1-7, Cavendish_Baxijiao_AAA, whole genome shotgun sequence:
- the LOC135679488 gene encoding uncharacterized protein LOC135679488 encodes MLDSVRSFNDDNEKKKSKFVPLRVAARIFDFLASSPCSSLTTNSEKSAAAPVPAVLSPVMAESAGLPAAAADDGMVEVAAMQKAVKQLHFGEREEIKVAAVAEIKKLAAGDPGRKRLLAALGVIPALVSMLVELQDDQHRQLIVETLIVLAHGSFKNKALIVEAGLLVKLQQLTNTEDLPRNQRLAPLLLSLSFLAKTQSPINPIRMLPFLIEISTATETTDETKLTCLATLYNLSTKLDNVRAIVSSGAVHILLKLIQNRKASQGALATLGNLMLSETGKRAIEEDSMVPEALMESMAWEDEPKCQELAAYLLMVLAHRSRTQRQKMTELGIVPLVLEVALLGSPIAQKRALKILQWFKDEGRARTGGHSGPQADQISLPSSSAGKQHIRECRRAVKKMVKQSLDRNMQVITRRAHASEDFSCFKSLAGSSSSKSLPY; translated from the exons ATGTTGGATTCTGTTCGTTCCTTCAACGACGAcaacgagaagaagaagagcaagttTGTGCCGCTTCGTGTCGCGGCTCGCATCTTTGACTTCCTTGCCTCCTCCCCCTGCTCCTCTTTAACAACCAATTCAGAGAAGTCCGCTGCTGCTCCTGTTCCTGCGGTTCTGAGTCCAGTGATGGCGGAGAGCGCAGGTTTGCCGGCAGCAGCGGCTGACGATGGGATGGTGGAGGTGGCGGCGATGCAAAAGGCAGTGAAACAGCTGCACTTTGGTGAGCGCGAGGAGATCAAGGTGGCAGCGGTTGCTGAGATCAAGAAGTTGGCGGCCGGCGATCCCGGCAGGAAGCGGTTGCTGGCCGCGCTCGGTGTCATCCCCGCTCTGGTGTCCATGCTCGTTGAGTTGCAGGACGACCAACACCGGCAGCTTATAGTTGAAACGCTCATCGTGCTAGCCCACGGCTCTTTCAA GAACAAGGCACTCATTGTGGAGGCAGGTCTCCTCGTCAAACTGCAGCAGCTCACGAACACCGAGGACCTCCCAAGGAACCAGCGTTTGGCTCCCCTCCTCCTATCCCTCTCCTTCCTGGCAAAAACCCAGTCCCCAATTAACCCCATCCGCATGCTACCTTTCCTGATCGAAATCTCCACCGCCACCGAAACAACCGACGAGACGAAGTTGACATGCTTAGCTACCTTGTACAACCTATCCACAAAGCTCGACAACGTTAGAGCCATCGTTTCCAGCGGCGCAGTGCATATTCTCCTAAAGTTGATCCAGAACAGGAAGGCCTCACAGGGAGCTCTGGCAACTCTGGGCAACTTGATGCTGAGTGAAACAGGAAAGAGAGCCATAGAGGAGGACTCGATGGTCCCGGAAGCGCTGATGGAGAGCATGGCGTGGGAGGATGAGCCCAAATGTCAAGAGCTCGCCGCCTACCTACTGATGGTTCTTGCTCACCGGAGCAGGACCCAGAGGCAGAAGATGACAGAGCTGGGGATAGTGCCATTAGTCCTTGAAGTGGCATTGTTAGGGAGTCCCATTGCGCAGAAGAGGGCACTGAAGATACTGCAGTGGTTCAAAGATGAGGGGCGTGCAAGGACCGGAGGGCATTCTGGGCCTCAAGCAGACCAGATTTCGCTTCCGAGCAGCTCAGCTGGTAAGCAGCATATCCGGGAGTGCAGAAGGGCTGTGAAGAAGATGGTAAAGCAGAGCCTCGATAGGAACATGCAAGTCATTACAAGGAGAGCTCATGCTTCAGAGGATTTTTCTTGCTTCAAGAGCTTGGCTGGCTCTTCCAGCTCCAAGAGTTTGCCTTATTGA
- the LOC103992731 gene encoding ketol-acid reductoisomerase, chloroplastic — MSAASFTPSAASVPLSKSLKPAAPKTLGFGSSLSAFKCLRRLLPRLDMDAAAGSGTALAARMVFSVPSIGRSAPSLDFETSVFKKEKVTLAGHDEYIVRGGRDLFPLLPDAFKGIKQIGVIGWGSQGPAQAQNLRDSLAAAKSDIVVKIGLRKGSSSFDEARAAGFTEENGTLGDIWETVSGSDLLLLLISDAAQADNYEKVLSHMKPNSILGLSHGFLLGHLQSVGLDFPKDISVIAVCPKGMGPSVRRLYVQGKEINGAGINSSFAVHQDVDGRATDVALGWSVALGSPFTFATTLEQEYKSDIFGERGILLGAVHGIVEALFRRYTENGMSEELAYKNTVECITGIISKTISTKGMLAVYNALSEEGKKEFNAAYSASYYPCMDILYECYEDVACGSEIRSVVLAGRRFYEKDGLPAFPMGKIDQTRMWKVGEQVRAVRPEGDLGPLHPFTAGVYVALMMAQIEVLRKKGHSYSEIINESVIESVDSLNPFMHARGVSFMVDNCSTTARLGSRKWAPRFDYILTQQAFVIVDKESPLNQDLISNFLSDPVHGAIEVCAQLRPTVDISVPPDADFVRPELRQTSN; from the exons ATGTCGGCGGCTTCCTTCACCCCTTCTGCAGCTTCCGTCCCCCTCTCCAAGTCGCTGAAACCGGCGGCGCCCAAAACCCTAGGTTTTGGATCTTCCTTATCGGCCTTCAAGTGCCTGAGGCGTCTCCTCCCTCGGCTCGACATGGACGCCGCGGCCGGAAGCGGCACTGCCCTCGCGGCCCGGATGGTCTTTTCCGTGCCTTCCATCGGCAGGTCAGCCCCCTCCCTCGACTTTGAGACCTCGGTGTTCAAGAAGGAGAAGGTCACCCTTGCCGGCCACGATGAG TATATTGTTAGAGGTGGAAGAGATCTGTTCCCCTTGTTGCCGGATGCGTTCAAGGGGATCAAGCAGATTGGTGTGATCGGCTGGGGGTCTCAG GGTCCAGCCCAAGCACAGAATTTGAGGGATTCACTTGCTGCCGCAAAGTCAGACATTGTAGTAAAG ATTGGTTTGAGAAAAGGTTCTAGTTCTTTTGATGAAGCACGTGCTGCTGGATTCACTGAAGAAAATGGGACTTTGGGTGATATCTGGGAAACAGTTTCAGGCAGTGATCTTCTGCTGTTGTTGATTTCTGATGCTGCACAG GCTGACAACTATGAGAAAGTACTCTCTCACATGAAGCCAAACAGCATCCTGGGCCTCTCCCATGGCTTTCTTCTTGGACACTTGCAGTCCGTTGGTCTTGATTTTCCAAAAGACATCAGTGTAATTGCTGTATGCCCCAAGGGAATGGGCCCATCTGTTAGAAGGTTGTATGTCCAGGGGAAAGAGATCAACGGTGCAGGGATCAATTCTAGTTTTGCTGTACACCAG GATGTTGATGGCAGAGCTACAGATGTTGCTCTGGGGTGGTCAGTCGCTTTAGGTTCCCCTTTCACCTTTGCTACTACATTGGAGCAGGAATACAAGAGTGACATTTTTGGGGAGCGCG GTATTTTACTTGGTGCTGTGCATGGAATTGTGGAGGCATTATTTAGAAGATACACCGAGAATGGAATGAGCGAAGAACTGGCTTACAAAAACACTGTAGAATGTATCACAGGAATAATATCAAAAACCATTTCGACAAAG GGTATGCTTGCTGTGTACAATGCTCTGTCAGAagaggggaagaaagaatttAATGCTGCATACAGTGCATCCTACTATCCTTGCATGGACATATTGTATGAGTGCTATGAGGATGTTGCCTGTGGCAGTGAAATTCGCAGCGTTGTACTAGCTGGACGGCGCTTTTAT GAAAAGGATGGTCTCCCCGCTTTCCCCATGGGTAAAATCGATCAAACACGTATGTGGAAGGTTGGTGAGCAAGTTCGTGCTGTTCGGCCTGAAGGCGACCTGGGTCCTTTGCATCCGTTTACTGCAGGAGTTTATGTGGCTCTGATGATGGCACAG ATTGAGGTCCTAAGGAAGAAGGGACACTCTTATTCCGAGATCATCAATGAGAGTGTCATAGAGTCTGTTGATTCACTGAACCCTTTTATGCATGCTCGCGGGGTATCATTTATGGTGGATAACTGTTCCACGACTGCACGTCTGGGATCCAGAAAATGGGCTCCACGGTTTGATTACATCCTCACGCAGCAGGCTTTTGTTATTGTCGA